One window of Brevibacterium pigmentatum genomic DNA carries:
- the ectA gene encoding diaminobutyrate acetyltransferase, translated as MRNALAEPKTQTDVRTPELEDGQHLWRLAKDTAVLDLNSSYSYLLWCRDFADTSVIARIDGEPAGFITGYTRPENPDTLMIWQVAVDEKFRGHGLASTMLHELADRTGALRMETTITDDNAASNRLFQAFADQRGAGYDRRPLFTPEMYPDGHDTEYLYEIAPL; from the coding sequence GTGAGAAACGCACTCGCTGAACCGAAGACGCAAACCGACGTTCGTACTCCCGAGCTGGAGGACGGACAACATCTATGGCGGCTCGCGAAAGATACAGCCGTGCTCGATCTGAACTCCTCGTACTCGTACCTGCTGTGGTGCCGCGACTTCGCGGACACCTCGGTGATCGCGCGAATCGACGGAGAGCCCGCCGGCTTCATCACCGGGTACACCCGTCCGGAGAATCCGGACACCCTGATGATCTGGCAGGTCGCCGTTGACGAGAAGTTCCGTGGTCACGGACTCGCTTCGACCATGCTCCACGAGCTGGCCGATCGCACCGGCGCTCTCCGCATGGAGACGACGATCACCGATGACAACGCGGCGTCCAACCGTCTGTTCCAGGCCTTCGCAGACCAGCGCGGAGCCGGATACGACCGGCGCCCGCTGTTCACCCCGGAGATGTACCCGGACGGCCACGACACCGAGTACCTCTACGAGATCGCACCCCTGTAA
- the ectB gene encoding diaminobutyrate--2-oxoglutarate transaminase, producing the protein MTETPSDKPDIFETRESAVRSYCRSWPATFARSQGAKQWDEDGNEYLDFFSGAGALNYGHNNPAVMGPLIEYLQSGAVLHSMDMKTPAKREFLQTFQDLILKPRGLDYSVMFPGPTGTNTVEAALKLARKVTGRQHMLSFTNAFHGMTLGSLSVTGNSMKREGAGIPLTNSSKIPYDDYFDGEVPDFLWLEKVLEDSGSGVDKPAAVIVETVQGEGGLRAARAEWLRALSDLCKKHEILLIVDDVQAGCGRTGSFFSFEEAGIEPDIVCLSKSISGSGLPLALTLFRPELDVWEPGEHNGTFRGNNPAFVTATAAIKTFWADNEFQNQLADTIAALHQRLDGIVEKAEGASIRGRGLLAGVCFEDLEVAEKVAAYAFENGLLLETSGADDEVIKIMPPLTIDSRDLQAGLDIIEAGVAKFAPAAAKAALA; encoded by the coding sequence ATGACCGAAACACCTTCTGACAAGCCCGACATCTTCGAAACTCGCGAGTCTGCCGTGCGCAGCTACTGCCGTTCCTGGCCCGCCACCTTCGCCCGTTCGCAGGGTGCGAAGCAGTGGGACGAAGACGGCAACGAGTACCTCGACTTCTTCTCCGGCGCCGGCGCGCTCAATTACGGCCACAACAACCCGGCCGTGATGGGCCCGCTCATCGAATACCTGCAGTCGGGTGCCGTTCTGCACTCGATGGACATGAAGACCCCGGCCAAGCGTGAGTTCCTGCAGACCTTCCAGGACCTCATCCTCAAGCCGCGCGGACTCGACTATTCCGTCATGTTCCCCGGACCGACGGGAACCAACACCGTCGAGGCGGCGCTCAAGCTCGCTCGCAAGGTGACCGGTCGCCAGCACATGCTCTCGTTCACCAACGCGTTCCACGGTATGACGCTGGGATCGCTGTCGGTGACCGGCAACTCGATGAAGCGAGAAGGTGCAGGCATCCCGCTGACCAACAGCTCGAAGATTCCCTATGACGACTACTTCGACGGCGAGGTTCCGGACTTCCTGTGGCTGGAGAAGGTTCTCGAGGACTCCGGCTCGGGCGTCGACAAGCCTGCCGCCGTCATCGTCGAGACCGTGCAGGGCGAGGGCGGACTCCGTGCCGCTCGCGCCGAATGGCTGCGCGCCCTGTCCGATCTGTGCAAGAAGCACGAGATCCTCCTCATCGTCGATGACGTGCAGGCCGGCTGCGGCCGCACCGGCTCGTTCTTCAGCTTCGAAGAGGCCGGCATCGAGCCCGACATCGTCTGCCTGTCGAAGTCGATCTCCGGTTCGGGTCTGCCGCTGGCACTGACTCTGTTCCGTCCCGAGCTCGACGTCTGGGAGCCCGGCGAGCACAACGGCACCTTCCGCGGAAACAACCCCGCGTTCGTCACCGCGACCGCCGCCATCAAGACTTTCTGGGCCGACAACGAGTTCCAGAATCAGCTTGCCGACACCATCGCCGCTCTGCACCAGCGTCTTGACGGAATCGTCGAGAAGGCCGAAGGTGCATCGATCCGCGGACGCGGCCTGCTGGCCGGCGTCTGCTTCGAAGACCTCGAAGTGGCTGAGAAGGTCGCCGCCTATGCCTTCGAGAACGGTCTCCTGCTCGAGACCTCGGGCGCCGATGACGAAGTCATCAAGATCATGCCGCCGCTGACGATCGACTCGCGCGATCTGCAGGCGGGCCTGGACATCATCGAGGCCGGAGTGGCCAAGTTCGCTCCCGCCGCTGCCAAGGCCGCACTGGCCTGA
- a CDS encoding ectoine synthase — protein MYVVNRDDLNDTDRDVKSETWRSRRMVLGKERVGFSFHDTVIYAGTTSTFHYQNHVEAVYCVQGKGTLTDLETGKEYPLHDGVMYLLDGNEKHTVVAEEELRMACVFNPPVTGREVHDENGVYPLILEDEAAPAN, from the coding sequence ATGTACGTAGTCAACCGCGATGACCTCAACGACACCGACCGCGATGTGAAGTCCGAGACCTGGCGCTCACGCCGCATGGTGCTCGGCAAGGAGCGCGTCGGATTCTCGTTCCACGACACCGTGATCTACGCCGGAACCACCTCGACGTTCCACTACCAGAACCACGTCGAAGCCGTGTACTGCGTGCAGGGCAAGGGAACGCTGACCGACCTGGAGACCGGGAAGGAATACCCGCTCCACGATGGCGTCATGTACCTCCTCGACGGAAACGAGAAGCACACCGTCGTGGCCGAGGAAGAACTGCGCATGGCCTGCGTGTTCAACCCGCCGGTCACCGGTCGCGAGGTTCACGACGAGAACGGCGTGTACCCGCTCATCCTCGAGGATGAAGCAGCACCTGCGAACTGA
- the thpD gene encoding ectoine hydroxylase gives MTAVSAATATTDLYPTRSGETTEVLPRTGPIVFGAPEDGPLEAPDLKHFEDTGYLTIDQLITSEELTLFTDELQRLSRDPEVKADERTVVEAESDEVRSIFDIHRTNEIFRKIANDPRLVDRARQILGTDVYIHQSRINYKPGFVGKEFSWHSDFETWHAEDGMPTPRAVSLSLSLTDNYSFNGPLMIMPGSHKRYISCVGGTPEDNYRKSLIMQGAGTPDRQTLSDFADEYGIDVLEGAAGGAIMFDSNCMHASNGNVTPFSRSNIFIVYNSVENTCVEPFAAPKPRPEFVGSTDFTPAGR, from the coding sequence ATGACAGCAGTATCAGCTGCGACCGCAACCACAGATCTCTATCCGACTCGCTCCGGTGAGACCACAGAGGTTCTCCCGCGCACGGGTCCGATCGTCTTCGGCGCTCCCGAAGACGGGCCCCTCGAGGCGCCTGATCTCAAGCACTTCGAGGACACGGGCTATCTGACGATCGATCAGCTCATCACAAGCGAAGAGCTCACACTCTTCACCGACGAGCTTCAAAGGCTTTCGCGTGACCCGGAGGTGAAGGCCGATGAGCGTACCGTCGTCGAAGCCGAGTCCGACGAGGTCCGGTCGATATTCGACATCCATCGCACCAATGAGATCTTCAGAAAGATCGCGAACGATCCGCGCCTCGTCGACCGTGCACGTCAGATCCTCGGAACCGATGTCTATATCCATCAGAGCCGGATCAACTACAAGCCGGGATTCGTGGGCAAAGAGTTCTCCTGGCATTCGGACTTCGAGACCTGGCATGCTGAGGACGGAATGCCCACTCCGCGCGCGGTGAGTCTTTCGCTGTCGCTGACGGACAACTACTCATTCAACGGCCCGCTGATGATCATGCCCGGTTCGCACAAGCGCTACATCAGCTGCGTGGGAGGCACTCCCGAGGACAACTATCGGAAGTCACTTATCATGCAGGGTGCGGGCACCCCGGATCGTCAGACTCTCAGCGACTTCGCCGACGAATACGGCATCGACGTGCTCGAAGGAGCGGCCGGCGGAGCGATCATGTTCGACTCCAACTGCATGCATGCGTCGAACGGCAACGTCACTCCGTTCTCGCGCTCGAATATCTTCATCGTGTACAACTCGGTGGAGAACACGTGTGTGGAACCGTTCGCAGCGCCGAAACCGCGTCCGGAGTTCGTCGGCAGCACTGACTTCACTCCAGCCGGTAGGTGA
- a CDS encoding alanine/glycine:cation symporter family protein: MELLQSVFDSVSGVSSYVLVAVLIPTGLYFTIRTGAVQVRLLPEMFRTLTEPGGRDSEGNRNISPFRAFSISAASRVGTANIAGVALAISLGGPGAMFWMWLTAIVGGATAFAESALGQLYKLKDGPNFRGGPAYYIRHGLNMKWLGLVFAVIVAITYGIVFNSVQSNSIVDAVGASFGVESSDGVFAAVAGAIIAVAAFAIFAGGAKRISNISAYLVPIMAGLYLIVGIIVVVMNIGAVPSMIATIVTDAFSMDSIAGGTLGSIMLIGVQRGLFSNEAGIGSVPNAAATASASHPAKQGFVQALGVYFDTILVCSITAFIILLSNPEYGSSAEGIQLTQTALSGQLGQWAIHFLTLAIFLFAFSSILGNYYYGEANIEHLTTNRVALRVYQVIVMVSVFIGAIAALDLVWTAADIFMAIMALINLFALLMLSPLVFSLLKNYQKQRKAGFEPVFRRGDLPTFKRINTEVDAWDGTDEVTTTKFWHDRGKKVRPDDE; the protein is encoded by the coding sequence ATGGAGCTACTCCAAAGTGTGTTTGACAGTGTCAGCGGAGTGTCGTCATACGTCCTCGTCGCTGTTCTCATCCCCACAGGTCTGTATTTCACCATTCGCACGGGAGCGGTGCAGGTCCGCCTGCTGCCCGAGATGTTCCGCACCCTGACCGAGCCGGGCGGACGGGATTCCGAGGGCAACCGGAACATCTCGCCGTTCCGCGCATTCTCGATCTCTGCAGCCTCGCGGGTGGGAACGGCGAACATCGCCGGTGTCGCCTTAGCGATCTCGCTCGGTGGTCCGGGTGCGATGTTCTGGATGTGGCTGACGGCCATCGTCGGCGGCGCCACGGCCTTCGCCGAGTCTGCACTCGGCCAGCTGTACAAGCTCAAGGACGGCCCGAACTTCCGCGGCGGTCCTGCCTACTACATCAGGCACGGGCTGAATATGAAGTGGCTCGGACTGGTCTTCGCCGTCATCGTCGCCATCACCTACGGCATCGTATTCAACTCGGTGCAGTCGAACTCCATCGTCGACGCCGTCGGGGCGTCCTTCGGAGTCGAGAGTTCGGACGGCGTCTTCGCTGCCGTGGCCGGCGCGATCATCGCCGTCGCCGCCTTCGCGATCTTCGCGGGCGGCGCCAAGCGCATCTCGAACATCTCGGCATACTTGGTGCCGATCATGGCCGGCCTCTACCTCATCGTCGGCATCATCGTCGTGGTGATGAACATCGGCGCCGTACCGTCGATGATCGCCACGATCGTCACCGACGCATTCAGCATGGATTCGATCGCCGGCGGAACGCTGGGATCGATCATGCTCATCGGTGTGCAGCGCGGCCTGTTCTCCAATGAGGCCGGCATCGGTTCGGTGCCGAACGCCGCGGCCACGGCCTCGGCGTCGCACCCGGCCAAGCAGGGTTTCGTGCAGGCTTTGGGCGTGTACTTCGATACGATCCTCGTCTGCTCGATCACCGCATTCATCATCCTGCTGTCGAATCCGGAGTACGGCAGCTCCGCTGAGGGCATCCAGCTCACGCAGACGGCGCTGAGCGGGCAGCTCGGGCAGTGGGCGATCCACTTCCTGACCTTGGCGATCTTCCTCTTCGCGTTCTCGTCGATCCTCGGCAACTACTACTACGGCGAGGCGAACATCGAGCATCTGACGACGAACCGTGTCGCGCTGCGTGTGTATCAGGTCATCGTCATGGTCTCGGTGTTCATCGGTGCGATCGCGGCCCTTGACCTGGTGTGGACCGCGGCCGATATCTTCATGGCGATCATGGCTCTCATCAACCTCTTCGCCCTGCTGATGCTCTCACCGCTGGTGTTCTCGCTGTTGAAGAACTACCAGAAGCAGCGCAAGGCCGGCTTCGAACCGGTATTCCGCCGCGGGGATCTGCCGACGTTCAAGCGCATCAACACCGAAGTCGATGCCTGGGACGGCACCGACGAAGTGACCACAACGAAGTTCTGGCATGACCGCGGGAAGAAGGTCCGCCCCGACGACGAGTGA
- a CDS encoding glycerophosphodiester phosphodiesterase: MPITLATPTSDHSPRDLSTGVTDTVIDPARVRVPPLVIAHRGASADWPENTIPAFIAGIDQGADMIETDVHMSADGELVIMHDTTVDRTTDARTLYPNRQDRSIAGMNAAQIATLDAGSWKGEEFAGIRVPRLAEVLTLAHDTRTGLLLEVKHPEIYPGIAEAIVTALRAVPNYLDRALAAGMLVVQSANWAFVEEFHGLTPEIPVGVLGRPCPDELQDFAEWVDQVNPEFCAADEEFLTAIHELGMTSLVWTVDDLGEIERAIDVGADGIITNAPDRLVEVVEAL; encoded by the coding sequence ATGCCCATCACCCTCGCCACCCCCACCTCCGATCACTCGCCCCGCGACCTCAGCACCGGCGTCACCGATACCGTGATCGATCCCGCCCGCGTTCGGGTCCCGCCCCTGGTCATCGCACACCGAGGTGCGTCCGCCGACTGGCCGGAGAACACGATCCCCGCGTTCATCGCCGGCATCGACCAGGGCGCAGACATGATCGAGACCGACGTCCACATGAGCGCCGACGGTGAGCTCGTGATCATGCACGACACGACCGTCGATCGCACCACCGACGCCCGCACCCTGTACCCGAATCGTCAAGACCGCAGCATCGCCGGCATGAACGCCGCCCAGATCGCCACGCTCGATGCCGGAAGCTGGAAAGGTGAGGAATTCGCCGGGATCCGTGTGCCCCGTCTCGCCGAGGTGCTCACTCTCGCACACGACACCCGCACCGGTCTGCTGCTCGAGGTCAAGCACCCCGAGATCTATCCCGGAATCGCCGAGGCGATCGTGACCGCCCTGCGCGCCGTGCCGAACTATCTCGACCGGGCTTTGGCCGCCGGCATGCTCGTCGTCCAGTCCGCGAACTGGGCATTCGTCGAAGAGTTCCACGGACTCACCCCGGAGATCCCGGTCGGAGTGCTCGGTCGCCCGTGCCCGGACGAACTCCAGGACTTCGCCGAATGGGTCGACCAGGTCAACCCCGAGTTCTGCGCCGCCGACGAGGAGTTCCTCACGGCCATCCACGAACTCGGAATGACGAGCCTGGTGTGGACGGTCGATGACCTCGGCGAGATCGAACGGGCCATCGACGTCGGCGCCGACGGCATCATCACCAACGCCCCTGACCGCCTCGTCGAGGTCGTCGAAGCTCTCTGA
- a CDS encoding pyridoxamine 5'-phosphate oxidase family protein, which yields MSTESPWTLDAKDCWEHLRSTTVGRLAVIVDDAPEIFPVNFTVEHSALVIRTGDGTKIDALRSHPRVAFEIDGVDEETAFSVVVKGDAKEITAPDDLRSTVSLDVSPLQPGTKNHFVRILAEEVTGRSFPVTDPTTWKSALSDVARAPHE from the coding sequence ATGAGCACCGAATCACCCTGGACCCTCGACGCCAAGGACTGCTGGGAGCACCTGCGGTCGACCACAGTCGGCCGACTGGCGGTCATCGTCGATGACGCCCCGGAGATCTTCCCGGTCAACTTCACCGTCGAGCATTCCGCTCTTGTCATCCGCACCGGGGACGGCACGAAGATCGACGCCTTGCGCAGTCATCCCCGCGTCGCCTTCGAGATCGACGGCGTCGATGAGGAGACCGCATTCAGCGTCGTCGTCAAAGGCGATGCGAAGGAGATCACCGCTCCCGACGACCTGCGCAGCACCGTCTCGCTCGACGTCTCCCCGCTGCAGCCCGGCACGAAGAATCACTTCGTCCGGATCCTCGCCGAGGAGGTCACCGGCCGCAGCTTCCCCGTGACCGATCCGACGACGTGGAAGTCAGCTCTCAGCGACGTGGCGCGCGCTCCACACGAGTGA
- a CDS encoding thioredoxin domain-containing protein, producing MPNELADSTSPYLRAHADNPVDWRMWTKKALAEAARRDVPLLISIGYSTCHWCHVMAHESFEDEAVATLMNDRFVPVKIDREELPDIDAYYMNALQAMTGQGGWPMTIFATPSGSPFYAGTYFPPAPRGNLPAFTQVLSAVSATWTDRRDEVNQMTSRMDRGLAEMADAVTSALPAEATAESLTPDELDSAAAALLDSYDPAWGGFGGAPKFPPMMNVLQLLAAFVRLGGTASAGEGADDGASARPGTGGTASANGVGAGEHPLDRVRAEGRLSWLGADGHLTGELILDCLIAVRSTLARIASGGMRDQVRGGIARYSVDRQWFVPHFEKMLYDNALYLRAVVAWAKVERVLEPTSKWLALAEREIADTANFLISDLSTDDGFIAALDADSLNSAGVSEEGAAYVITAEEFAEAGQAGLLGLVDSPAGGELSGQVVAAVRIIDWLGMEDVPFDAEHPAPWDIEATKQQREVLDSLRARRSQPARDEKIITEWNSLAITALAEAALFMGADDENVDGAARGDLDGADSAGAGSVGAKFAGVPSAEWEKTAVRFWQAMHDRFERVGASEPVDAAGPAGFDVRRSFTEGVAGPGQGGLADWAQLITAGITVRQLSDGAASVRVDDLVDLGATMLNLFTSERGDGVLEAVDSLGDGIIDVKSADPVDNTVPSGRSAAAEAVLLLAELGVEAATSGGSESRAAEPSGEAEPSGTAAAPDTGRLLEVRDRLLGVYRALAGQAPRGCGHALWQAERALSPVRVATVDDALRSIAAKHPSLTLLTTSTGVPGPDGREVEVPAGTAIVCRGTSCSPPVGTAAELVGLLNG from the coding sequence ATGCCGAACGAACTCGCCGACTCGACCAGCCCCTACCTGCGCGCGCACGCGGACAATCCCGTGGACTGGCGGATGTGGACGAAGAAAGCCCTCGCCGAGGCGGCCCGCCGTGACGTCCCCCTCCTCATCTCGATCGGATACTCCACTTGCCACTGGTGCCACGTCATGGCGCACGAATCCTTCGAGGACGAAGCAGTCGCGACGCTGATGAACGACCGGTTCGTGCCCGTGAAGATCGACCGCGAGGAACTGCCGGACATCGACGCCTATTACATGAACGCGCTGCAGGCGATGACCGGACAGGGCGGCTGGCCGATGACGATCTTCGCCACCCCGAGCGGCAGCCCCTTCTACGCCGGCACCTATTTCCCGCCCGCGCCTCGAGGAAACCTGCCCGCATTCACGCAGGTGCTCTCGGCCGTATCGGCGACCTGGACGGACCGCCGCGACGAAGTCAACCAGATGACGTCCCGGATGGACCGCGGGTTGGCCGAAATGGCCGATGCCGTGACGAGTGCTCTTCCCGCCGAGGCAACTGCGGAGTCATTGACCCCCGATGAACTCGATTCCGCCGCCGCGGCGCTCCTCGATTCCTACGATCCGGCGTGGGGCGGGTTCGGCGGCGCACCGAAGTTCCCGCCGATGATGAACGTCCTCCAGCTCCTCGCGGCGTTCGTGCGCTTGGGTGGGACCGCCTCGGCGGGTGAGGGGGCGGACGACGGTGCTTCGGCGCGCCCGGGAACCGGTGGGACCGCCTCGGCGAACGGGGTGGGGGCCGGGGAGCACCCGCTGGATCGGGTCCGGGCCGAGGGGCGGCTCAGCTGGCTCGGCGCCGACGGACACCTGACCGGTGAACTCATCCTCGACTGCCTCATCGCCGTGCGTTCGACACTGGCGCGGATCGCTTCCGGTGGCATGCGCGACCAGGTGCGCGGCGGAATCGCTCGCTACAGCGTCGACCGGCAGTGGTTCGTGCCGCACTTCGAAAAGATGCTTTACGACAACGCCCTCTACCTGCGCGCCGTCGTCGCCTGGGCCAAGGTCGAACGCGTCCTGGAACCGACCTCGAAATGGCTCGCCCTGGCCGAACGCGAAATCGCCGACACCGCGAACTTCCTGATCAGCGACCTGTCGACCGATGACGGATTCATCGCCGCGCTTGATGCGGATTCGCTCAATTCGGCGGGCGTCTCCGAAGAGGGCGCGGCCTACGTCATCACCGCGGAGGAATTCGCGGAAGCCGGACAAGCCGGTCTGCTCGGGCTGGTCGATTCCCCAGCCGGCGGCGAACTGTCCGGTCAGGTGGTCGCGGCCGTGCGCATCATCGACTGGCTCGGCATGGAGGACGTGCCATTCGACGCCGAGCACCCCGCCCCCTGGGACATCGAAGCGACGAAGCAGCAGCGCGAGGTGCTCGACTCCCTGCGCGCTCGCCGTTCGCAGCCGGCCCGCGACGAGAAGATCATCACCGAGTGGAATTCCCTGGCCATCACCGCGCTCGCCGAGGCGGCACTTTTTATGGGTGCCGACGATGAGAATGTGGATGGTGCGGCTCGCGGAGACCTGGATGGTGCGGATTCGGCGGGCGCGGGATCGGTCGGCGCGAAGTTCGCCGGTGTGCCTTCTGCTGAGTGGGAGAAGACCGCGGTGCGGTTCTGGCAGGCGATGCACGACCGATTCGAGCGGGTGGGAGCATCCGAGCCGGTGGACGCGGCCGGACCGGCTGGATTCGATGTGCGGCGCTCCTTCACCGAAGGTGTGGCCGGCCCCGGTCAGGGCGGGCTCGCCGATTGGGCTCAACTCATCACCGCTGGGATCACGGTCCGGCAGCTGTCGGATGGGGCCGCCTCGGTGAGGGTGGATGATCTGGTCGATCTCGGTGCGACGATGCTCAACCTCTTCACCTCCGAGCGGGGCGACGGGGTCCTCGAAGCGGTCGATTCGCTCGGTGACGGGATCATCGACGTGAAGTCAGCAGACCCTGTCGACAATACGGTTCCTTCGGGACGATCGGCGGCCGCCGAGGCGGTGCTGCTGCTCGCCGAACTCGGCGTCGAAGCTGCGACATCCGGTGGTTCGGAATCGAGGGCGGCAGAGCCATCGGGTGAGGCGGAGCCTTCGGGCACGGCGGCCGCGCCGGATACCGGACGGCTGTTGGAGGTTCGGGATCGGCTGCTCGGGGTCTATCGGGCACTGGCCGGTCAGGCTCCACGCGGGTGCGGACACGCGCTGTGGCAGGCCGAGCGGGCCCTGTCTCCCGTGCGGGTCGCCACCGTCGACGATGCGCTGCGAAGCATCGCGGCCAAGCATCCGTCGCTCACTCTGCTCACAACCTCGACCGGGGTGCCAGGACCGGACGGTCGGGAGGTCGAAGTCCCCGCGGGGACGGCGATCGTGTGCCGCGGGACCTCGTGCTCGCCGCCAGTCGGCACGGCCGCCGAGCTTGTTGGGCTGCTGAACGGATAG
- a CDS encoding ABC-ATPase domain-containing protein: MSSRQSNLASSLHNLDGRSYGNLKQIRGRYTFGPVTVFIDRVQADPFASPSKVRVRVDRADAKFPLDLTTDRADRIAAADYLLRAGNEVLAKLDQRALILGRPGQEILERTNILIDDAGFEARLLVNLPARGRRILGHQAADILTRDLPEFAERLFLFDRWSDAPAGSGAKPHAPSAQGLADHVQLHRDQLELRSHLGEAGLIGFVGNGAILPRESGDSDLPMKSSDAVVFTSPPELEHTVELSSGRTVTGMGIPRGVTVIVGGGYHGKSTILRALERGVYPHIAGDGREWVISDPTATSIRAEDGRAVTGDDISAFINNLPSGSDTRFFSTTNASGSTSQAANLVEAIEAGANTLLIDEDTSATNFMIRDERMRALIPAEREPITPFVDRVRPLLTEQGVSTVLVAGGSSAFFEVADHVIALDAYVPKEVTDQAHELVGITAADLETAPTGSDPDTGSDSPAAPGFAAAPRVPTAKALRPESKTKTARAKGSDRIQFGRDFIDLIAIAQLVDAQQASGVAEALEYFAEIFDGRISLTEALAEVEEILDAEGLDGITGHRDHPGHLTRPRRQEIAAALNRYRGLSLER; encoded by the coding sequence ATGAGTTCACGTCAGTCGAATCTCGCCTCCAGTCTGCACAACCTCGACGGTCGCAGCTACGGCAATCTCAAGCAGATCCGCGGCCGCTACACCTTCGGACCGGTCACCGTGTTCATCGACCGGGTCCAGGCCGATCCCTTCGCTTCTCCATCGAAGGTCCGGGTCCGCGTCGACCGTGCCGATGCGAAGTTCCCGCTCGACCTCACCACTGATCGCGCCGACCGCATCGCCGCCGCCGATTATCTGCTCCGTGCCGGCAACGAGGTGCTTGCGAAGCTCGACCAGCGCGCACTCATCCTCGGCCGTCCGGGGCAGGAGATCCTCGAGCGGACGAACATCCTCATCGATGACGCCGGGTTCGAGGCACGACTGCTCGTCAATCTGCCAGCGCGCGGCCGCCGCATCCTCGGCCATCAGGCAGCGGACATCCTCACCCGTGATCTGCCGGAATTCGCCGAGCGGCTCTTCCTCTTCGACCGCTGGTCAGACGCCCCAGCAGGCAGCGGTGCGAAACCTCATGCCCCATCGGCCCAGGGGCTCGCCGACCACGTCCAGTTGCACCGGGATCAGCTGGAACTGCGCAGCCACCTCGGCGAAGCAGGACTCATCGGCTTCGTCGGCAACGGAGCGATTCTCCCGCGAGAATCCGGGGATTCGGACCTGCCGATGAAGTCCTCCGATGCGGTTGTCTTCACCTCCCCTCCCGAACTCGAGCACACGGTCGAACTCTCCAGCGGGCGCACCGTCACCGGCATGGGCATCCCTCGCGGAGTCACCGTCATCGTCGGCGGCGGCTATCACGGCAAGTCGACGATTCTGCGCGCGCTCGAACGCGGCGTCTACCCGCATATCGCCGGCGACGGGCGCGAATGGGTCATCAGCGACCCGACTGCCACCTCCATTCGAGCCGAGGACGGACGCGCCGTCACCGGCGACGACATCTCGGCGTTCATCAACAACCTACCCTCGGGCTCTGACACGAGGTTCTTCTCCACGACGAACGCCAGCGGGTCCACCTCGCAGGCGGCCAATCTCGTCGAAGCGATCGAGGCGGGCGCGAACACCCTGCTCATCGACGAGGACACTTCGGCGACGAACTTCATGATCCGCGACGAACGCATGCGTGCGCTCATCCCCGCCGAGCGGGAACCGATCACCCCGTTCGTCGACCGCGTCCGACCTCTGCTGACCGAGCAGGGCGTGTCCACGGTGCTCGTCGCCGGCGGATCGAGCGCATTCTTCGAAGTCGCCGACCACGTCATCGCACTCGACGCCTATGTGCCCAAGGAAGTCACGGACCAAGCGCATGAACTCGTCGGCATCACCGCCGCCGATCTCGAAACGGCTCCAACCGGCAGCGACCCGGACACCGGTTCAGATTCCCCCGCCGCCCCCGGTTTCGCCGCCGCACCGCGTGTGCCGACGGCGAAGGCGCTGCGGCCGGAGTCGAAGACGAAGACCGCTCGAGCGAAGGGATCCGACCGGATCCAATTCGGCCGCGACTTCATCGACCTCATCGCCATCGCTCAGCTCGTCGACGCTCAGCAGGCGTCGGGAGTGGCCGAAGCTCTCGAATACTTCGCGGAGATCTTCGACGGACGCATTTCCCTGACCGAGGCGCTGGCCGAGGTCGAGGAGATTCTCGACGCTGAGGGCCTCGACGGAATCACCGGCCACCGCGACCATCCGGGCCACCTGACCCGGCCGCGCCGGCAGGAGATCGCCGCCGCACTCAACCGCTACCGCGGCCTGAGCCTCGAACGCTGA